A single genomic interval of Microbacterium hydrocarbonoxydans harbors:
- the tmk gene encoding dTMP kinase, translating to MTSDSGLWITLEGGDGSGKTTQSNLLADWLVETGRTVVRTREPGGSDVGQLIRDIVLHHRGDIAPRAEALLYAADRAHHVATVVRPALARGEVVLQDRYLDSSVAYQGAGRVLDGAEIRDLSLWAAEGALPDLTVLLDLDPEAARVRLDSADKPFDRLEAEKTEFHARVRDAYLGLAAAEPGRFLVLDAAGSPESIADRIRERVSALLD from the coding sequence GTGACGTCGGACTCCGGTCTCTGGATCACCCTCGAAGGAGGAGACGGCTCGGGCAAGACCACTCAGTCGAATCTCCTCGCGGACTGGCTCGTGGAGACCGGCCGCACCGTCGTGCGGACCCGTGAGCCAGGAGGCTCGGACGTCGGTCAGTTGATCCGCGACATCGTGCTGCACCACCGAGGCGACATCGCGCCCCGTGCCGAGGCGCTGCTGTACGCAGCGGATCGTGCACACCACGTGGCCACGGTCGTGCGCCCGGCGCTCGCTCGGGGCGAGGTCGTGCTGCAGGACCGCTACCTCGATTCATCCGTCGCCTATCAGGGCGCCGGCCGTGTGCTGGACGGTGCGGAGATCCGAGACCTGTCCCTGTGGGCCGCCGAAGGGGCGTTGCCCGACCTCACCGTGCTGCTCGATCTCGATCCAGAGGCGGCGCGGGTGCGTCTCGACTCGGCCGACAAGCCGTTCGATCGCCTCGAGGCGGAGAAGACCGAGTTCCATGCTCGGGTGCGTGATGCCTACCTCGGCCTTGCGGCGGCGGAGCCGGGGCGCTTCCTGGTGCTCGACGCGGCCGGAAGTCCGGAGTCGATCGCCGATCGGATCCGGGAGCGCGTGTCCGCTCTGCTCGACTGA
- a CDS encoding DNA polymerase III subunit delta', translated as MPQTVAAPFPWADVWGQDAAVETLRSAASDPSALSHAWLITGPPGSGRSTLAYAFAAALIADHPDDEAAMRQVLAGTHPDVTALRTDKVIITIAEARALVERSYFAPSAGRYRVIVVEDADRMVERTSNVLLKALEEPPEQTVWILCAPSEADLLPTIRSRVRSLRLREPDVADVARLITLRTGVDEVVAEQAARHAQRHIGMAQRLATDDAARRRRDETLRSVLAVRGVNDAVEVAGRIIQAATDDAKALTAERDAAERASLLRTVGIAEGQAVPPALRSQISALEDDQKKRATRSLRDGIDRVLTDLQSLFRDVVMLQFGRGDALINRELREDLEALAAAWPETRTLVVLDHLADTRQSLERNVAPLLALESLLVTVTSGRTP; from the coding sequence ATGCCCCAGACTGTCGCCGCTCCGTTCCCGTGGGCCGACGTGTGGGGGCAGGACGCTGCCGTCGAGACTCTGCGGAGCGCCGCATCCGATCCTTCCGCACTGTCGCACGCGTGGCTCATCACCGGGCCCCCTGGATCCGGGCGATCCACTCTGGCGTACGCGTTCGCAGCCGCGCTGATCGCCGACCACCCCGACGACGAGGCGGCGATGCGCCAGGTCCTCGCCGGCACGCATCCCGATGTGACGGCGCTGCGCACCGACAAGGTCATCATCACCATCGCCGAGGCGCGCGCGCTGGTCGAGCGCTCATACTTCGCGCCGTCGGCCGGACGCTACCGCGTGATCGTGGTCGAGGATGCCGATCGCATGGTCGAGCGCACCTCGAACGTGCTGCTCAAGGCGCTCGAGGAGCCGCCGGAGCAGACGGTCTGGATCCTGTGCGCCCCCAGCGAGGCCGACCTGCTGCCGACCATCCGCTCCCGGGTCCGGTCGCTGCGGCTGCGGGAGCCCGATGTCGCCGACGTCGCCCGTCTGATCACCCTGCGCACCGGAGTCGACGAGGTCGTCGCCGAGCAGGCGGCTCGTCACGCCCAGCGGCACATCGGAATGGCCCAGCGCCTCGCCACCGACGACGCCGCACGGCGGCGGCGAGACGAGACGCTCCGCTCGGTTCTCGCGGTGCGCGGCGTCAACGACGCGGTCGAGGTCGCTGGACGCATCATCCAGGCCGCGACCGACGACGCCAAGGCGCTGACAGCCGAGCGAGACGCCGCCGAGCGCGCCAGCCTGCTGCGGACGGTGGGGATCGCCGAGGGGCAGGCCGTTCCACCGGCTCTGCGCTCGCAGATCTCCGCCCTCGAAGACGACCAGAAGAAGCGCGCGACCCGCAGCCTGCGCGACGGCATCGACCGCGTGCTCACCGATCTGCAGTCCCTGTTCCGTGACGTCGTCATGCTGCAGTTCGGCCGCGGCGACGCCCTCATCAATCGCGAACTGCGCGAAGACCTGGAAGCGCTCGCTGCCGCCTGGCCCGAGACCCGTACGCTTGTCGTACTCGACCACCTTGCCGATACGCGCCAGTCGCTGGAGCGAAACGTCGCACCGCTGCTCGCCCTCGAGAGCTTGCTCGTGACTGTCACGAGCGGGAGGACACCGTGA